The DNA window GCGCACAACCACCGGCTGGTCGATGTCCCAGGCTGACTCGTGCTGTGGATCGATGGAAATAATGTCCTGCACTTCTGCGTACTGATGAGTGGTCAGTGTTTCATATCCCATGTACCAATGGCTGAACAGGCGCTGGGTAATGGGCCGATGGATAACGGTGCGAACATCGGTGTGACGGGGGTCCGCCTGAATACTGTTATAAAGGGCTTCAACGGCTTGTTGCTGGCCTTCCAGCACCTGTACTATATGCCCGTTTATGTAGAGCAATACGCCCGTAATGCCCAACCGGGCATTCTTATCCCGACTAAAGTCGACAATGTCAACAACGATTTGTTCGGTGGTTGTTTCGACGGCGGAACTAAAGTAAGTGATGCAATAATCCATGTTGCTTGGTAAACTACGCTATTAACTAAACTGCTTCTGTGCGCTATGATTGGGGCGAGGTTGACCATAATATATGCATCGTGATCAAGCACACCGGTGAATAAGTAGGCTATACTCTTTATAAGGGATACAACCAGTCCAAACGCTGGATGTTAGCCATGACAATAAATTTAGGCTATCGTTGCGCAATGTGTCGATCATCAAAAGCGACAACCGTTGCTCAGGCGTCTTAATCGCCCATTCCGGAGTAAAAACGGGAGTAGCGATGTAGCTCGGCAAGGCCGTCGCGGATAGCTGCCTGAATCCATTAATCGAGTCGGATGAGGATGTTGCTTCTTGTATAGCCAGCGTAACAGCGCATTCATTTCCGGAGGCTACTGTTATCGAACCAGTACAATCAGTGAATCAATCCGTCATCTGGAAAATCGAACTGTTGCCCCCCGGCTGATCCTGGCAGCTAGCTACAAGCGGCACAATACTTCTCCGGGATATGAATTAGAGGCTTTTACGGGGCATCCACTCGTTCTGGGCCGTCCTGTGCTGCTGCTGGAGTACGGCGGCAACACGACTGAAGTGAGCCAGTATTATCAGCAGGGCATTGCAGCCTACCACACAAAGCCTGAAACGGATGGTGACTGGAAAGCTCTTTTGACCGCCATCCGTAGTTTCTGGTTCGTACAGGCTCGGTTGCTACCTCAGTAGCCAAAGCGGCAAACACCGCTACACACCGGATGACAGTGATCACCACATCGAGTATCGCACGAATACAGATTCAAGCGCTCCTTCGTCTTACAGGGTAGGGTGTGCCAGTCCATTTGTTTGTCGACAGCCATCAACAGGAAAAGCAAGATTGTCAAAAAGTGGCTTATGAGTTAATGCTGTGCGCTTCCCCGGTTAGTTTACCCGACATACTTGTTCAGTATAGACCACGCCAGCAGTACCGCAATTGCCCCGTACATAAAAGCCGCCATTGTACACTTGACCCGGCAAAAACTACCCTCTTTGGTTAACACAGCCTGGCGCGTGAAGGCAACCGTTAAGCTGACTTGTAGTAAGAAGGCCACCACTGCCATAAAAGTAGCCTGGGCCAATAACACCACTGACATAAGGACGAAGACGTTTATGAGCGGTTAACCTATTTCAGGCACATAGGGGCAGGAAACAGAATGAATTTATCGTAAAATTTATGTACTGCGTACAGCTTAGTACGGTATTCTTGGTGGTGCCAATTTTTCAAACCCATATTGCCTGCCAGCAACAGTTTGCTTCGGTGTCATCTACCCGATCTTTTAGCTCTGCGGACTAACCACGTCGCTGTTGGCTAGTTTCGGCGCATTCGGGCGCATGAGGTAACGTCGAACGGGTACGTCGATGTAAGTCAGTACCAGATAGGCCAGTACGATGATTCCGGTTGCGGCCAACGGGACGACAATACGTAACTGATCCGGGGTTGGCTTTTCAGCCTCTACATAACTCAAAAAGATCCACAAAAACGGGTAGTGTATTACGTAAAGCGGATACGACAGATCCCCCAGTTTTTTACACATGCTGCTCCAGAACGTGCTCGTCGTTGTAGCGGCTCCCAGGGCGATCAGAAACGGGCAATAAAATTCTTGCTGTAGTCAGGGACCACAAATTCCATGAAATGGAAAATAAGCACACTGATAGCGGCAACCCCGCGCAATCCATCGAGTACTTGAAAATGAGGTTTGGTCGCCAATCGGGTCGGCGCATAGCTTGTACTAATCATCAGGTTGTTTTGGTCTGCGTAGTAGCGTAGTGCACCGTTCTCATGCACGTTTTTTTGAGCTTGTATTCACGAAACAGGGTCACAAGCGAATACCGGTCTATCCCGTCTTGGGTGACCAGCAACAGACATGTGTGCGAATAGTCCGCACGGATTGGGTAAACAGAAGTAAACAGGGGACTCCCCAGCCACGGGATGTGGCTGCTTTCTTAGTGACAGTGCTGACCCGGGGCGGGTCAACTTTTTGTATCAGGGGGGAGTAAGTTGGGGCATGAGTCTGTCAAGTGACAGACAAAGATTAAAAACAGATTAACAACTGGTTGTTCGCTAACCGGAAAAGAGCGGATTACTTATCTAGTGGCCTTATCGACTATGAAGACATATCATGCCTGTCTTTGGCTATCAACGTCTTTTAAAGCGCCTATTGGTTGAGGCAGTGCTACTTATGAATCAGTAATGTATCGTTTCTTCTCGCCAGGCCAGATATCGATAGACCGTTGTCCGGCTTGGATGAACGAGTTGGCAACTCTCCAGAATCGTATGGGTAGTCAGGCCATGCATGGTTTTGACAGCCACCGTCAGCAACGCTTACAAGCTTTCCACCTGTTGCTTGACCCGGTCGGCCTGTTCGAGCAGCGCCGACTGCTCCCCGGGGGACATCTTATCCCACAGCCGATACATCATCTTCACCCGGGGATTGCTTTCCAGCCGCGACCGGTGCCGGTCGTAAAAGTCCCAATACAGACTGTTGAAAGGGCACGCCCGCTCGCCGACTTTTACGTCTTTTTTGTAAAAACACGATTTGCAATACGGACTCATTCGGTTGATGTAGCTCGCCGACGACACGTAGGGTTTGGTGCCAATCACACCGCCGTCCGCAAACTGGCTCATGCCCCGTACGTTGGTGATCTCCACCCATTCGATCGCGTCGATGTAGACGCCCAGATACCAGGCATCGACCGCGTCGGGGTGCACCCCCAGCAGCAAGGCAAAATTACCCGTAATCATCAACCGGTGGATGTGGTGGGCGTAGGCATAATCCAGTGAGTGGCTCAGGGCTACGTGCAGGCAGTTCATGCGCGTTTCCCCGGTCCAGTACCAGCCGGGCAGCGCAGCCGTATGATTGAACGTGTTGAGCCCGGCAAAACCGGGCATTTTGGCCCAATACACCCCCCGCATATATTCACGCCAGCCCAGAATCTGCCGCACAAACCCCTCGATCTGGGCGTAGCTGATTCGCTCCGGGTCGGCCTGCCAGGCGGCAATAGCGGAGTTGATAACCTCGCGGGGTGAGATCAACTTGGTGTTCAGACCGAAGGACAGCCGCGCGTGAAAGAGCGACCATTCCGTAGGGTGCATCGCGTCCTGGTAGGTACCAAATCGGGCTAAACAGTCGGCATTGAAAAACGCCAGCACCTCCAGAAACTCCGCCCGCGTGACAGGCCAGATAAAGTGCGTCGGATCAAGGCGCCCCATGGTTTTTACGCCCTGTCGCTCCAGCAGCTGCACCAGCTCCGTTACATCCCGGACGAAAAGCTTGGGCGGCACAATAGTCAGATTTTTGGGTAACGGCTGGCGGTTCGCTTCATCATAGTTCCATTGGCCGGTCAAAGGCGTACCAGGGGGTTGCATCAGCACATTGTGTCGCTGACGGAGCTTCCGGTAAAAGAATTCCATGATGAACTTCTTTGCGCCATAGTGCCGCGCCAGTTCATCGCGGGTAGTGTAAAAATGTTCCGTATCCTGGACACCCGTGGGATGGGGAATTGAGGCACAAAATTCAGCGAGCTGTTGGTCTAGCCGGTACTCATCGGGCAGCAGATACTCGAAGCGGTCGATGCCGTATTCGGTTAGCAGTTGAGTCAGGTTTTGGGTCAGCGACTGGGTATTCCGGGGGTCGTCCAGGGTTCGGTAGTCAACCCGATGACCCGCTGCTCGAAGCGCATCGGCAAAGTGGCGCATGGCCAGAAAAAACGCGATCACCTTTTGTTGGTGATGCTCGGCATAGTCGGTTTCCTGCCGGAGTTCCATGAGGGTATAGATCACATCGGGATCAGGGGCGCGGAACCACGAATGGTTGCTATTTAACTGATCGCCGAGGATTAATCGAAGCGTTTTCATGGGGTTGTCATTGGGGGCGGCAGATTGACCGGATGCTGCCTGATTTAGTGGCCGTTTAGTGGGCGTCTCAAGGGTCGTAAGCAAACCAACCGTTCGTCAGGCCCACACTAGTTGTCACTAGACTGGCTGTGGACTGATTTGGTTTAGCCAGTTCCTGTAGACTGGGAGCTGGCTGGACGGGCGCTTAAAGAGGGAGGAGACAAACCTTCAGTAACCTATAGTTATGATACTCAGGTCAAATCAACTAAGTTAGCCTTAGCGGCATGCATCACTGCACATATACTACGAGAGCGTATAAACCGGCTAAAATGATAAAATTTACTACCCTGCTTTTTTTTACGATTCTGGCAATCATCACCAGGCAAGGTCCCGTGCGACTGGCATCCCCAATCCACACTACAACCAATAAAAAGGAAATTAGTACGGGCGCCGACCAGACGGAGAACTATTTACCTTATCTACGAGGAAAGCGAATTGGCCTGGTGGCCAATCAGAGTTCCAGAATCGGCCAGAAAAGCAGTGTAGATAGTCTGGTGAGCCTTGGGATCAAGATTGTAAAAGTGTTCGGCCCGGAGCACGGGTTCAGAGGCAATGCCAGTAATGGAGCAGCAGTAGGTAATGAGAACGATGCCAAAACGGGCGTTCCGATTATATCGTTATACGGCAAAAATGAGAAACCAACACCAGAACAGCTGGCCGATATCGATCTGATGGTGTTTGATATTCAGGATGTAGGCTGCCGCTACTATACCAATATCAACACGCTCGAGTATGTGATGGAAGCGTGCTCAGAAAACAACAAAGAGTTGCTCATTCTTGACCGGCCCAATCCGAATGCCTATGTCGTCGACGGGCCGGTCATGACGGATGATAAATTCAAATCAGCTATAGGAATCCACCATACGCCCATGACTCATGGTATGACCATAGGCGAGTTTGCCCGCTATTTAAACGGGGAAGGGTATCTGGAGAAGCCATGTAACATAAGGATTATAAAAGTGGCCAACTACGGTCATGCTATGGCTTATGTACTGCCCACACCGCCCTCCCCAAATCTAAACTCGCAGCAAGCGGTACTGCTTTTCCCAAGCTTATGTATGTTCGAAGGAACCGCCATCAATGAAGGCCGGGGCACGTACAGGCCATTTACTATGTTGGGAGCACCCGCTTTGAAGGGCAAGTATTCCTTCTCCTACAAACCGGTCAGTATTGCCGGCATGAGTGAGCGGCCAACTCACAGGGACTCGATCTGTTATGGTCTCGACCTTGGCAAGTATGACATAAATCAGTTGCGGAAGAGCCGTCAGATTAATTTATCCTGGGTCATTGAACTCTACAGGGCTTATCCCGACAAAGGCAATTTCTTTACTCCGGGCAGAACCAACGATGTATCAGCCTTCGATTTACGAATAGGAACGGATCAACTCAGAAAACAGCTAATTGCGGGCGTTTCTGAAGCTGATATTAGAAAAAGCTGGGAGCCTGGCTTGCAAACATTTAAGGCGATACGGGCAAAGTATCTTTTATATCCAGACTAAGTAATTAGCTTTTTCCAACCGGAGCAGGCCTACCCCAATACCTGTTTAAGGTGTTCTTGGTCAATAGTAGTTTACGGTTTGAATCTGATTCTCAAACAGTCCGTCAATCAGTGGCCGGCTCATAATCATCAGACGATCGAAACCTGCTTATTCACGAATGTTCCTCTGCCCCAAAGTGGAGCACGGTATTCTAAGAGGCACGTTTTCAGCAGCAGTTCCCGGTATAAGCTTTGCCTGTATGTATAAAGCAAACTGCTTAATGCGGGAACTGAGATTAGGGTTACAATGAGGCCAATGTGATGTGTCTGCTATCTAAGACAATATACACTCAAACGGCCATCCGTTGGTGATAACGTTGTGAAACGGGTGCCCGTCTCAAATTTCGGGCCGGACGCCGATCGCTGCTTGTGACTGACCAACCCGTTAACAGTGTTTCAATTAGAGCCATCAGCGTAGGCTGACCTTCAAGCCGGTGCATTGTTACTGACCCAAACCAGCTAACCTGTATAAGTTGGGCCGCGCGGTGGTTGGGATGGTTGGGGTAACTGACGAAAGCCTGCTTACCGTCAGGTGTTATGAAATGGACGTCTATGAACCGGGGAGCATCAACGAATGTCGGATAGACATACCGATATCGGCCAGGGGTGGGGCTAGTAGAGGATATGTTCATAACGGAATCAGGTTATATATTCATCAGACGTAATCGGAGCAAGAAGTGTGCCTTGTTGAGGTTTAGTTAAACAAGAATACGCCATTATCGTCCAAAAAATATAGTCCATATACATTCATCAACCGGGCCATGAGACTTATGCAGGCCGATTAGTCAAAATGGTAGTCTGCGGGTTAACCACTTGCTTACTAACTGTTTCTATAACCGCCCAGTTTGAGAGGCTTTAGCGGTCAAGCTTACACACATAGCCATTTGAGATGATGATCGTTTCAAGCGGCCATCCGCCCCGGTCACGAATCAACTAATCAAACATTCTTCGATAAGGCGATCAGTAAATCAGATTAACACCCGCCTGCCGGTACGCATCTGCCAGATTAGCGCTTACCTGATCGTCGGTGATTAATACATCGATCAAGCTCAGCGGGGCGAAGAACAGGTATTTATCGGTCTCCAGCTTAGACGAGTCGCAGAGCAGATAGACCCGGCTGGCCTGTCGGGCTAATGCGAGTGTCAACTGTGCTTCCTGCTCGCCATTCGCACTAAGGCCATTTGCCAGCGATATACCGTCGACACCGATAAAAGCCCGATCGGCATGGTACCGGGCGATGTGCTCACCGGCCATACTGCCATGAACCGCCTGGCGCTCCTTGTCAACTTCACCACCAATCAGATTCAGCGTTACCGACGAATTGAGCAGCTCGCTGATCACCGGTAGCGAGTTGGTAATGACCGTAATGCGTTTGTGCCGAATAAACGGGCACAGATGCGCTACCGTGCTGCCACAATCCATGAAAATAACGTCGCCGTCCTGAATCTCCTGGGCAGCCCGCTGGGCGATGGCTTCTTTGTGGGCAACGTTCATCGCCGACTTATTGGCGAACGGCACCACCATGGCGTCGCGTACACGCATCGCCCCGCCATGAGTCCGATAGATCAGCCCGGCAGCCGCTAGCTGTACCAGATCGCGTCGGACGGTCATGGCAGAGGTTTGCAGCAATTCAGCCAGTTCCGGCACCTCAACGGCCCCCCGCTCATCGACCGTTTGCAAAATAAGCTGCTTCCGCTGTTGGAAATTCATGGCAATGTTGTTGATTTGAACAAAAATAATCAAAAATAAACAGATTCGATCGTGACGACAGGCAACCGGGTAAACATCACAGAAAATAAGCTCCTCTCTGACAATTGGTACGTCCTGCGCCGATATACCTATGACTATCTGGGTCGTGATGGAAAATGGACGTCACAACAGCGGGAAGCCTACGACCGGGGCAACGGTGCGACGATTCTGCTGCACAATCCGCAAACGGGTACTGTGATCCTGACCCGGCAGTTCCGCCTGCCGACCTACGTCAACGGGAATACCTCGGGTATGCTCATCGAAGCCTGTGCCGGCCTACTCGACAACGATCATCCCGACGACGCGATCCGGCGGGAAACGGAAGAAGAGACCGGCTTTCGCATCAAGTCGGTCGAGAAAATAATGGAAGCGTATATGAGTCCGGGTTCGGTGACAGAAAAGCTGTTTTTCTATCTGGCTGAATACTCGGCGGATACCGAACGACTGCTGGGCGGTGGCGTCGACGATGAAGAGATCGATATTCTGGAAATGCCGCTAACGCAGGCTATGGCACTCGTCAGAACCGGCGACATCATGGATGGAAAAACGATCATGTTGTTGCAACACCTGTTGTTGCGCCAGTTGCAGAATTGATTTTTCAACACGGAGGCACAGAGATCACAGAAAAATAAACTCCGTGCCCTCCGTGCCTCTGTGTTGGAAAAACTGCTTACCGGCCTGATACGTTTGCGAACGAAGCTATCGGATGATGCGAACGGCAAGCGGATTATAAAGCTAGTGTGATGGGGAAAAACGAACGTGTTCGTAGATTTCTGATAGCGGTAATGACACGCCTGCTGCCCGGAGTTGAATCGTGGCGTTTGGATCAGTCTCTACCGTTTTATCCCAGCTATGTTCAGTGGTGCGAAACCACGATTCGACGCGTGGATAATTCTGTTCGACCAGCACATACTCCTGAAACGAAGGTATCTGTTCGTAGAGCAGAAACTTACCGGAGCGATCAAACGAAGCGGTGCTGCGCGATAGTACTTCGATGACCAGAAGTGGATTAACGATCAGGTCTTCCCGACCCTGCCAGAATTGCGGCTCCTCGCAGACAACCAGTGCATCGGGATAGACGCCAACGTTCTCTGATTCGATGTAAATTTTCTGATCGCTGTTGTATACGATGAACGTGCGGGGCAAGGGCCGCAATACGTATTTAAGCGAACCGATTAGGTTAGCCGCAATCTGATTGTGTCGGGCTTTGGCACCGGCCATGCGAATGATTTTGCCGTTGTAGAATTCATGCTTGTACCGCGACCGGGATTCCCGGAGCAGATAATCGTTGAGCGTGTATGTCTTCTCGGCAGTTACCATTACCAGTTGACAGGATAGCCAGGTTGTGCTACCGGCAAATTGTCTGTTGTGAAGCTACATAAAAATAAGGTTTTCAACGCGGAGGCACGGAGGGCACAAAGGTTTTTCTCTGCGTACTCCGTGCCTCCGTGTCGAAAAAAACTACTTCCCTGCTGAGATCATGTTGGCAAACAGGCGGTAGGCGCCCGGCACACCGGCGGGTAGTTCGCGGAAGAAGACCAGTCCTGTGTACATGAAATGGCCCTTGCCGTAGGTCGCGTAGAGCAGGCTGCCTTCCTTGGCGGCTTCGCCTGTGTCGTGGGCGGAGAAAATGGGTTGATAGGCTTTGTCCCAGTCCTGCGCGAAGTAGATACCGCGCTCCTGAATCCAGCCGTTGAAGTCGGCTTCGGTGATTTTGTTGGGCTTATTTAGCAACGGGTGGTTGGGGTCGATAAACGTCATCTTAGCATCTTCTTCCGTTACCCGTTCACGGCTGATACTGAACGGGTAGGGGCCAAGCTGCGGCAGGGCTGGTTCGCTGCGAAGAAAGCCGCTCGGGGGCGTTACGTACTGCACGATCATCGTCCCGCCGTTCTTCACGTACTCCATCAGGCGAGGCTGGTAGCGGGTCAGCCAATCGTCGGTGTTGTAGGCGCGAACCCCCGTGATAATGGCATCGTAGGCCGACAGGTCACGGCCGAGATCCGCAGCGCCGAGCACGGTAACGCGGCACCCCATCTGCTGCAAAGCGGCCGGTACTTCATCGCCCGCACCGACAATGTAGCCGATGTTTTTGGCCGTCACCGTCACGTTCAGCTTCACCAGTTTGGCTTCGGCGGGCGGAAACAACGTCTGCGTCGGGATGTGTTTGTAAGCAATCACCCGCAGACCACTCGAAAACGTACCGTCGCCAGTGGTCGTCTGCGCCTGAAGCTGCCCGTTCTGCGCGTTGGTGAGGGGCGTCAGCTGGAACGACAGGCGTTGCTCATCGCCTTTGGTTTTGATGTCGAAGGGTAGCGAGGCTGGTTCGATGCGCCAGCCCGCCGGCGCGGTCAGCTTGAGTGTGCCCGATACGTTGGCCCGTCCGGCGATCAGCACGACTTCGGCCGTTTTGGGGCTGTTGTCGGCGAAGGTGAATACGCGCTCAGTCAGATTCGCCATCACGTCCGGCTGGATGATAAACGGCCGGTACACTTCGCCATCGACCGGGTCGGCCGATTTGTAGACGACCGGGCGGGTGTAGACGAATCGCTGCCCGGCAATGTCGACGGTGAACTGCGTTGTGAGGGCGGGCGGGTTTTCGGGCAGACCGATCAACTGCTGATTGTCGACCTGGAACAAGCCTTTGTCGATGGGTTTAACCAGCCAGTACGGTTGCGAAATGGGCATCGCTTTTGGAATCACCAGCCGCGTCGACAGGATGGCCTGATCGTTGGGCTTCAACACCAGATTGAGCGTGCTGTCTTTGACGATGGCGGCATTGCCTTGCATAGCAGAGCCAGCCGCGTAGCGAACGTTAACGAGGGTTACCGGCACATCCGCCCGGCTGATGACGTTGGTATTCAGCGTGACGGTTTCGCCGGGCGTGGCCACGTAAGTAGTCGGGTTGGTTTCGAGCCACAGGCCCAGGCATTGCTGAATCAGGTTCTGCACGTCCTGCCGTTTGCTGCGCACGTACAGATTCGTCGTGTCGAGTTTACCGATGGCCTGATACAGCTTTACCAGGGCGGGTACCGAAGCGGCAGGCTGCGCGGGTTGGTAGCTGCTGATAACCTGATTGACCATCGTTTGTACCGGGCCGCTGTTGGGAACCCGTTTCCAGGTCAGGTCGACACCGTCAAACGGGTCTTTCTCGGCGGGGTCGCCCCCTTTTAGCAGCAGGTAGTCCATACGGGCGCTGCGGGACGCCGGTACGCCAAAGCCCTGACTCTTGTGCTGACTCCGGCTTTCGGCGGCAATCTCCCCGTACGACCGGCCCAGCAGCGGGTTATACAGCCCCGTTTCGATACCGATCAGGTTGCCCGCTTCATCGGGGCGTTTGGTGCTTTGAAACGCGTTCGGAATAAACACGTTCCACATAATGCGCTTCGCCTGCCACGGTTTTACGTAGGCCAGTTGCTCGGGAAATTTGGTTGGGTCGCCCGCCTGCTTGAAGGCTTCTTCGGCCAGAAAACCCGACGCACTGTGGTGGCCGTGACCGGCGCGGGGGTCGGGTGGGAAGCGGGTAATGATGACGTCGGGTTGCCGCTGCCGGATCATCCAGACCACGTCGGCCAGCACTTTATCCTGCCCCCACGTCCGCACGGCTTCGTTCGTCGATTTGGAAAAGCCGAAGTCGTACGCCCGGCTGAAATATTGGTCGGGTCCGTCGACGCGCCGGGCGGCAAGTAGCTCCTGCGTACGGATAACACCGATATTCTCGCCCTGCTCCGCACCAATCAGGTTTTGCCCCCCGTCGCCCCGCGTCAGCGACAGATACGCTGTTCTAACGAGCCGGTCTTTCGCCATGTACGCCAGCAGCAGCGTGTTTTCATCGTCGGGGTGGGCGGCCACGTACAGCACCGAACCCAGCACATTCAGCTTCTTCAGATCCGACAGGATTTCGCCCGGCGGCTTCTGCCGGACGGAGCCGTAGGGTACTTGAGCAATCGTGGAGAAAGTGGCAAAAAACGCGAAAACAGCGACAAAAAGGCGGGTAGTACGACGCACAGCGGGGCGAATTTTTGGGGTCAGCAACTCAACAAAGATAGCCGATGCCATCAATTGACGCCACGAATTTCGTGATGGGCCTTTTTTCCTCACAAAAACGAAAAATATACCCAAAAAAGTCAATAATAACTGGGCTGTGTACCATGATGTGGAGGGCGAGATTCTATATTTGTGCGTAGTCCTTTCAGTTCATTCCT is part of the Spirosoma rhododendri genome and encodes:
- a CDS encoding BLUF domain-containing protein, whose amino-acid sequence is MDYCITYFSSAVETTTEQIVVDIVDFSRDKNARLGITGVLLYINGHIVQVLEGQQQAVEALYNSIQADPRHTDVRTVIHRPITQRLFSHWYMGYETLTTHQYAEVQDIISIDPQHESAWDIDQPVVVRMLRGFFDLNSRQRANT
- a CDS encoding cryptochrome/photolyase family protein, translating into MKTLRLILGDQLNSNHSWFRAPDPDVIYTLMELRQETDYAEHHQQKVIAFFLAMRHFADALRAAGHRVDYRTLDDPRNTQSLTQNLTQLLTEYGIDRFEYLLPDEYRLDQQLAEFCASIPHPTGVQDTEHFYTTRDELARHYGAKKFIMEFFYRKLRQRHNVLMQPPGTPLTGQWNYDEANRQPLPKNLTIVPPKLFVRDVTELVQLLERQGVKTMGRLDPTHFIWPVTRAEFLEVLAFFNADCLARFGTYQDAMHPTEWSLFHARLSFGLNTKLISPREVINSAIAAWQADPERISYAQIEGFVRQILGWREYMRGVYWAKMPGFAGLNTFNHTAALPGWYWTGETRMNCLHVALSHSLDYAYAHHIHRLMITGNFALLLGVHPDAVDAWYLGVYIDAIEWVEITNVRGMSQFADGGVIGTKPYVSSASYINRMSPYCKSCFYKKDVKVGERACPFNSLYWDFYDRHRSRLESNPRVKMMYRLWDKMSPGEQSALLEQADRVKQQVESL
- a CDS encoding exo-beta-N-acetylmuramidase NamZ family protein, giving the protein MIKFTTLLFFTILAIITRQGPVRLASPIHTTTNKKEISTGADQTENYLPYLRGKRIGLVANQSSRIGQKSSVDSLVSLGIKIVKVFGPEHGFRGNASNGAAVGNENDAKTGVPIISLYGKNEKPTPEQLADIDLMVFDIQDVGCRYYTNINTLEYVMEACSENNKELLILDRPNPNAYVVDGPVMTDDKFKSAIGIHHTPMTHGMTIGEFARYLNGEGYLEKPCNIRIIKVANYGHAMAYVLPTPPSPNLNSQQAVLLFPSLCMFEGTAINEGRGTYRPFTMLGAPALKGKYSFSYKPVSIAGMSERPTHRDSICYGLDLGKYDINQLRKSRQINLSWVIELYRAYPDKGNFFTPGRTNDVSAFDLRIGTDQLRKQLIAGVSEADIRKSWEPGLQTFKAIRAKYLLYPD
- a CDS encoding DeoR/GlpR family DNA-binding transcription regulator; this translates as MNFQQRKQLILQTVDERGAVEVPELAELLQTSAMTVRRDLVQLAAAGLIYRTHGGAMRVRDAMVVPFANKSAMNVAHKEAIAQRAAQEIQDGDVIFMDCGSTVAHLCPFIRHKRITVITNSLPVISELLNSSVTLNLIGGEVDKERQAVHGSMAGEHIARYHADRAFIGVDGISLANGLSANGEQEAQLTLALARQASRVYLLCDSSKLETDKYLFFAPLSLIDVLITDDQVSANLADAYRQAGVNLIY
- the nudK gene encoding GDP-mannose pyrophosphatase NudK; this encodes MTTGNRVNITENKLLSDNWYVLRRYTYDYLGRDGKWTSQQREAYDRGNGATILLHNPQTGTVILTRQFRLPTYVNGNTSGMLIEACAGLLDNDHPDDAIRRETEEETGFRIKSVEKIMEAYMSPGSVTEKLFFYLAEYSADTERLLGGGVDDEEIDILEMPLTQAMALVRTGDIMDGKTIMLLQHLLLRQLQN
- a CDS encoding Uma2 family endonuclease, with protein sequence MVTAEKTYTLNDYLLRESRSRYKHEFYNGKIIRMAGAKARHNQIAANLIGSLKYVLRPLPRTFIVYNSDQKIYIESENVGVYPDALVVCEEPQFWQGREDLIVNPLLVIEVLSRSTASFDRSGKFLLYEQIPSFQEYVLVEQNYPRVESWFRTTEHSWDKTVETDPNATIQLRAAGVSLPLSEIYEHVRFSPSH
- a CDS encoding PIG-L family deacetylase, with the protein product MASAIFVELLTPKIRPAVRRTTRLFVAVFAFFATFSTIAQVPYGSVRQKPPGEILSDLKKLNVLGSVLYVAAHPDDENTLLLAYMAKDRLVRTAYLSLTRGDGGQNLIGAEQGENIGVIRTQELLAARRVDGPDQYFSRAYDFGFSKSTNEAVRTWGQDKVLADVVWMIRQRQPDVIITRFPPDPRAGHGHHSASGFLAEEAFKQAGDPTKFPEQLAYVKPWQAKRIMWNVFIPNAFQSTKRPDEAGNLIGIETGLYNPLLGRSYGEIAAESRSQHKSQGFGVPASRSARMDYLLLKGGDPAEKDPFDGVDLTWKRVPNSGPVQTMVNQVISSYQPAQPAASVPALVKLYQAIGKLDTTNLYVRSKRQDVQNLIQQCLGLWLETNPTTYVATPGETVTLNTNVISRADVPVTLVNVRYAAGSAMQGNAAIVKDSTLNLVLKPNDQAILSTRLVIPKAMPISQPYWLVKPIDKGLFQVDNQQLIGLPENPPALTTQFTVDIAGQRFVYTRPVVYKSADPVDGEVYRPFIIQPDVMANLTERVFTFADNSPKTAEVVLIAGRANVSGTLKLTAPAGWRIEPASLPFDIKTKGDEQRLSFQLTPLTNAQNGQLQAQTTTGDGTFSSGLRVIAYKHIPTQTLFPPAEAKLVKLNVTVTAKNIGYIVGAGDEVPAALQQMGCRVTVLGAADLGRDLSAYDAIITGVRAYNTDDWLTRYQPRLMEYVKNGGTMIVQYVTPPSGFLRSEPALPQLGPYPFSISRERVTEEDAKMTFIDPNHPLLNKPNKITEADFNGWIQERGIYFAQDWDKAYQPIFSAHDTGEAAKEGSLLYATYGKGHFMYTGLVFFRELPAGVPGAYRLFANMISAGK